In the genome of Fusarium poae strain DAOMC 252244 chromosome 1, whole genome shotgun sequence, the window CAGTTCTGTCCATCTAAGGCTTCATGGACCTCCTCGCCACCCAAAACTGCGCATTATACGCACTCTTAGTCAAAGCACTGTCATCGAATCCATACGCCGCCTCCATTGACCTTACTGTTCTTCTCTCAAACGTCTTCTCTCCACAGCTGTCATCTGTTTCAAGAAACTCGAATCCCAAAGCCTCACTAACCACCAAAACCTCCTCCAAACTCAACTGCACAAACGGCCCTGTCCCATAAAGTAATGGCCCTAGATTGATCCAGTGGCCACCTGGTTTCAACACTTTTTTGATTGTGTCGAGGTAACTCATTAGGTTTCGTGCCGTATCGATGAAGAAGTAAGTAACTACAACGTCGTATTCGCCTGGGGCGGAAAATACAGTTGTGAAGTCACCTTCTATCAGGACTACGGAGGTAGAGTTGAGAGATACGTCTGGGAAGGATAGAGGGCGAATCATATTAGATTGTGTGGCGTGGTGAGACCAACTGTCGACGAAAGGGTGAAAGGAGTGTGAGTTTTGAGAACGGTTGGCTTCGAGGAAGCGGTATGCTACATTCATATACATTGACCATTCGTTGATGGTCACATCGAAACCTGTCAACGGTTAGCAAAACCTAGTAATAATCGTTGGATATTGAGTTTACCTTCAAGTCTTGCAATATCATGTCCCAGTCTTCCTAGTCCGGCACCAGGAATGAGCACCTTCACAGGTTTTTCCCTTTGTCTCTCGGGGAACAAGCTCTCTAGTGTTTTCGTCAGACATGAGAatgtctcttttctttcaGCTTCGCCTGTCTCAGTCCAGTCACGAACATAATGTTTCAAAGATTGAGAGACTGAAATCTTGTCGGCAAATCTTCCCGATGCTTCAAGACCATTCATGTGCTTATCGAGTTCGTCTTGTCCAATGTTGTAGAATTTCATTGCATGCTGCACGATGCTATTGCAGAGTTCTTGATTCTTCTTGAGTAAATTATCGATGCGGGTGAACTTTTTGGAGTATTCAACTGAGTGTTCTAGTAGCTATACGAGGGTTAGTATCCTATCTGCCGGATGATGAGGCTCGACTTACAGACTTTTGAGCTTTTGAAACGTGTTTATAAAGCCCTTTCAGTCGATCAAGCTCAAGTTTCTGTCGTTCGTAGTATCTGTTATATCCATATAGGGCATCTAAGAGTCGATGTCTGGGATGATGGGCATTCCAATTTCCCCATCCTCTGGCCATAGCCTTGTTCAATTTCTTGTAGGCATCGACATGACGAGGTGTGTTTGGTGCACCAGATATTTGGTCCAGAGAGACGACCGGGTTATCCAGGGAGCCAGGCTGTGAGGGTCGAAGGGTTAGTTGATCCGGTGACATGGTCCTTCGTAGTAACATCAagctgatgatgagaaggatTGAGAGACAAACCAGGTTGGGAATAGAGGCAAAGTCGAGTTTTGCGACGTCATCAACCTTGATGTTCTGGTCTGCGGTGATACATAAAGGTCCAAAGAGGAGCCCTGTCAGGGCGATCAAGTGTAATCTCATGGTTGAGACTCAGCTGAGAGGAGGGGATATCGGTGAATGAGAGGTAGTCCACCACTTCAGCGATTAGATAAAATGTTCAGAGAAAATCCAATCATTCAAGGAACCTTTTTCATTTTGTAGCCCAGGGATTAAAGCTTCCTATTTTGTTTCTTGCTCCGAGTGAAAGCGCAAAACGTTGTGGATAAAGTCAGGCTACGCCAACAGaacctagtgggtagcagaaaaaatgacctcctaagtcttaggttacaaaaataaatagtctaaaagctatagtctaaatagcataaagtgacccactaatttcgtctcttatgcttccagcggccagtttttctgataccctgatgGGATTTGTTTGTAGTGGAGCTTCAGTGGAGGAGGATCCAGTTTTTAAGGTGAGGACCTTGATGGACATGCCAAGCAACATCCATGGATCAATTCTAGGACAAAAGACGAGACAAGATAAACAAACAGATGAATTGACTTGAGAGACATGACAATAGTTACAAGATTCATCATTTCATTGTTCAAATGGACTGATATTATAGAATTAGTATAGTCAATACTCATCAACACCTTGACTCCCCTTCCAatgtcatcaacaccaatACTCACCCTCACAAACCATCTCGAGACACTTCATATAAGCTAACATTCAAGGTTAATTCATGTCCCCGTAGTAATACTTTAGTTATCCCCTAATCCCTGTCCCACTCTCCTACCTAGTCTTGACTTGCCCATCACTGGCAAGCTCTTTATTTTACTTGGCAACCATCCAGCCTACCTAATCTGTCCAGACACGCGCCGCAGCAATTGTTTATAAATTCCACTCCCCTGCAGTTTCTTTtccctcatcttcatcttcttcaactccaAGTCCTTTGTAAACACTCGTTTCTTACAAATATCACGGCCTAAAATGAAGACCACCACTTTCGCTGTCGCccttctcggcctcttccCCGCCATCTTTGCCCAGGAGACTCTTGCTCCCTCTCCTACCGAGTCTGTCGGATGTGAGCCTCACGGTGACCACTGTATGTTTTCCTCtccaattgatcaattgaacgAGTATCTAATCAGCGATATAGGGCACTGCGACGGTGCCAGGTCTACTCTTGCTACCGAGGCCAAGGCTACCACTGACGCTGAGCATGATGATGACCATGACCACGACCACGACCATGATACCACTGGAACAGAGTCTCTGGCTCCTTCTCCCACCGAGTCTACTGGTTGCGAACCTCATGGTGACCACTGGCACTGCGAGGCTGCCAAGACTGGTTCTATGGCCAAGGCTACTAATGAtcacgacgacgacgacgaccaTGACCATGACGACGAGGACCACTCCCACTCTGCCGGTGCAACCAAGtctctctctccttctcctACAGAGTCAATCGGTTGCGAACCTCATGGCGACCACTGTATGTATCCTTCATCGCTGCCCTCTTGTTCTTTCACTGACTCATGTCCCAGGGCATTGCGACGGTCCTGTTACCGCTGCAGCTACTGCAGCCACTGCTTCCGGCTCTGCCTCTGCCTCTGCCACCGAGAGTGACTCTGCCGCTGTCACCGACAACGCTGCAGGTGTTCAGATGATTCCTTTCGCAGGACTTGTCGCCGCTGCTGTTCTTGCTCTGTAAAATATCTTGAGCCTAGATTGGAGAGTCTATGAAGGTCTTATGTGTCGGCTTCCTAGATGCAACGCAGTGGAGGATATAAAAGACATGATTTGATGCacaattctttttcttagaTGGACTAGATCACCTATAGATGGATGATCTTGTAATTATGACTTTATTTGACATGCTTCAAACGTTGTTCTGTGTCCCTGTTATTGTACTGCTGAATCAGATTGCCGATAAATGAGTCTAGTATTACACGACAATCTACGTTAACAAAGTTGGTGTCGGCAATAATTGACAGCTGAGCCTCATCCAAATATTGTGTTACAATTCATTTACCCGTAGAAAGTCTCAGTCCCAAGTAGCACTTCCGCACGACATGGACAGCCCCGTCGCACTCAAATTATCCATAAACATAACCTTGTTTTCTCCCGTACCATGCATCAACGCTACTCGCCACTAACATATTTACCCAACAGCATCTCTATCCAGTAAAATAAGCCCGAAATAAACCGTCTGGAAAATCTCTCACTCGTGCGGgtcgtggtggtggtgttgtgtCCATCAAGGTTCTCACCACCAACACTCATCAACCAAGTGGAGAGTCATCATGTCAGAAAACAAGGGTTGAGTGCCTGCTAAAGAGAACAAACAGCTGCATATGACCGTTCAAACCTTGTTTATAAgcttggtttggtttggtttgtttCTGTTAGTGTCGAATCGGATCTCGTCGTCGATGCAGCTCATACTCCGGATCAATCGTCTTGGCTAAGCTACCCAAGTTGGCCGATCAGGGTTTACATTCGTTGCACTTACTGCAGATTCTTCTATATGCAGGCTCTGTTGTATTCTTTGGTCCATAGAAGGGCTATCCAGGTCGTCGGCCCCACGGTTCACAAGTCTGCCAAGCAGCCGAACAAGAGTTCCATTGACAAACGAGGACCTTGATGTTCGCTCAGCTCATCTCGGCCGATTAATTCTTTCTTGCCCCTCACGCATATATAGTTCCTTACTTAGTAATACTTTTACTCCATTCATAGCACCATGAGGAGTACATAATACTCTGTCATCCTCCGAGCCTCCCCCTTGATCAGTCAGATCTGCATACCATCATCGACAACAACGCCCACCATGGCTCGTGTCAAGACCTTTTTCGAGAGCCGCAAGGCCACTGTCATCGTCGGTGCTCTTCTTTTCGTCGTAGCCGTATCGGCAACTGTCCCTGGTGCTGCTGTCAGGAGACAAGCGACAAAGACGAGCATGAGCTTCGAGTCTTTGACGGGCTGTCATATGCATGGACCTACGCAGTAAGACTATCTATGCTGAAGCCGCTCTGATATCGTTTCCATGCTAACGAAGGCAGGTTTTGTATGGCTGGCTCAGATGAGTATCAGATCGTCGCAGACTCGGAGGCGACAGCTACTCAAAACCCTCCATCTTCGTACACTGACTGCCACAACCACGGGTCGGACACGTACGACACCCATCGCTCTTTTCCAGTATGACATTGACTAACATGTTCCAGGTACTGCATGAACCCTAGTGGTGGAGAAGTACAAGTCCTGGGCGAAAATGCCAGCCCAACCCAAACGACTGCCAAAGAGACTGGCTCTGCAAAAGCCGAAGAGATCACTGCCGTATCCAACTGCCACATGCATGAGACATCTCTGTAAGTCACTGTCTTTAAACTTCAAGAGATGCAATAGCTAATCCCAGAGACAGGTACTGCATGGGTCCTAGCTCTTCAGAGTACTACGTCCAgaccaccatcaccaacacGGAGGAGTATCCGGCTCAACTCACCAGCTGCCACAGTCACGGTGAAGAGACGTAGGTACCCATCGACAGACTAATTGGTATTGAAGCTGACTATCTAGTTATTGCATTTCCGATGATGGTGAAGCGCCCATCCTAGCAGCTGAAGACGTCGAATCTGGCGAAGCAAACCCCGACGAGGAACACTGCCATTTCCATGCTGGTGTAGAGTTTGTCTCTCCCCTTATCTTCATCCCTATCATCACTAACCCTCTATAGACACTGCGTCGGTG includes:
- a CDS encoding hypothetical protein (SECRETED:SignalP(1-20)~TransMembrane:1 (n3-14c19/20o35-54i)), with the translated sequence MRLHLIALTGLLFGPLCITADQNIKVDDVAKLDFASIPNLVCLSILLIISLMLLRRTMSPDQLTLRPSQPGSLDNPVVSLDQISGAPNTPRHVDAYKKLNKAMARGWGNWNAHHPRHRLLDALYGYNRYYERQKLELDRLKGLYKHVSKAQKSLLEHSVEYSKKFTRIDNLLKKNQELCNSIVQHAMKFYNIGQDELDKHMNGLEASGRFADKISVSQSLKHYVRDWTETGEAERKETFSCLTKTLESLFPERQREKPVKVLIPGAGLGRLGHDIARLEGFDVTINEWSMYMNVAYRFLEANRSQNSHSFHPFVDSWSHHATQSNMIRPLSFPDVSLNSTSVVLIEGDFTTVFSAPGEYDVVVTYFFIDTARNLMSYLDTIKKVLKPGGHWINLGPLLYGTGPFVQLSLEEVLVVSEALGFEFLETDDSCGEKTFERRTVRSMEAAYGFDDSALTKSAYNAQFWVARRSMKP
- a CDS encoding hypothetical protein (SECRETED:SignalP(1-19)), which translates into the protein MKTTTFAVALLGLFPAIFAQETLAPSPTESVGCEPHGDHWHCDGARSTLATEAKATTDAEHDDDHDHDHDHDTTGTESLAPSPTESTGCEPHGDHWHCEAAKTGSMAKATNDHDDDDDHDHDDEDHSHSAGATKSLSPSPTESIGCEPHGDHWHCDGPVTAAATAATASGSASASATESDSAAVTDNAAGVQMIPFAGLVAAAVLAL